From Brassica oleracea var. oleracea cultivar TO1000 chromosome C3, BOL, whole genome shotgun sequence, a single genomic window includes:
- the LOC106332664 gene encoding putative F-box protein At3g23420, producing MTKMSNLPRDLAEEVLSKVPLTSLRKVRSTCKEWKTLSKRRSFAKKHLGQASVGAASHKVVMMMDLRIYLMSINLNNKNDESCIKHEGKLISGSDEVDVSRVFHCDGLLLFIPKDSTRVVLCNPYSGQTRFIESTFCFRNWWNYSYALGYEKRSRSCSRKYKVLRFITVTDFVECKIYDMSSDSWRFLDPPRGWRVGHYDRGLSLKGYTYWFANKKRSDKSDGDRSFLVCFDFTRERFGPPLPLPFEPFDEDTVSLSSVREEQLAVLFQRWDSLELEIWVTTKIEPESVTWNTKVFLQVNMSLQFQFQFLLTAASFFIDEEKKVAVVFDKNKERSLVNRNVAYIIGVDESLREADLGDSNDKNCYPLACSYVPSLAKLT from the coding sequence ATGACGAAGATGTCGAATCTTCCAAGGGATTTGGCGGAGGAGGTGCTCTCTAAGGTTCCACTGACATCTCTGAGAAAGGTCCGATCTACTTGCAAAGAGTGGAAGACTTTATCCAAACGCAGGAGCTTTGCGAAGAAGCACCTTGGACAAGCAAGCGTAGGAGCAGCATCACACAAGGTGGTCATGATGATGGATTTAAGAATTTATTTGATGAGCATCAATCTTAACAACAAGAACGATGAATCATGTATCAAGCATGAAGGTAAACTTATTTCGGGTTCAGATGAAGTCGATGTCTCTCGAGTCTTTCACTGCGATGGCTTATTGCTATTCATCCCTAAAGACAGCACTAGGGTCGTCCTTTGTAACCCGTATTCAGGGCAAACCCGGTTCATCGAGTCCACTTTCTGTTTTCGCAACTGGTGGAACTATTCATATGCTCTCGGGTACGAGAAGAGAAGCAGATCGTGCAGTCGCAAGTACAAAGTCTTGCGGTTTATCACTGTTACCGATTTTGTTGAGTGCAAAATCTACGACATGAGCTCTGATTCATGGAGGTTTCTTGATCCCCCTCGAGGCTGGAGGGTAGGCCACTACGACCGTGGCCTTTCTCTCAAGGGATATACATACTGGTTTGCTAATAAGAAGCGTTCGGACAAAAGCGATGGAGACCGTAGTTTCTTAGTCTGTTTTGATTTCACAAGAGAGAGATTTGGGCCGCCTTTGCCTCTGCCTTTTGAGCCGTTTGATGAAGATACTGTGAGTCTATCCAGTGTAAGAGAAGAACAGCTTGCGGTCTTGTTCCAGCGCTGGGATTCGTTAGAGTTGGAGATCTGGGTTACCACGAAGATTGAGCCGGAGAGTGTGACGTGGAACACCAAGGTCTTCTTACAAGTGAACATGAGCCTTCAGTTTCAGTTTCAGTTTCTACTTACTGCCGCCAGCTTCTTCATTGATGAGGAGAAGAAAGTAGCCGTGGTTTTCGATAAAAACAAAGAACGTTCATTAGTTAACCGCAACGTAGCTTACATCATTGGAGTGGATGAATCTTTGAGAGAAGCCGATCTCGGAGATTCTAATGACAAAAATTGCTATCCACTGGCGTGCTCTTATGTTCCAAGTCTGGCAAAACTTACTTAG
- the LOC106335659 gene encoding uncharacterized protein LOC106335659, translating to MEAYREEALRVKQVAERRFAEKDFASARSYALKARSLSPDLEGLAQMIATFEVYLASQCRSGGGQIDYYAVLGLKPSAGKRDVKKQYKKMAVLLHPDKNKCIGADGAFHLVSEAWKFLSNEFNKSTFYYKRKKHIESSTVVQKHRAEYTPGTAAFDRFPPSSSSERLDTFWTVCTSCKVQYEYLRKYVNKRLSCKNCRGAFIAVETGPAPVSAPFHYTHPSHAPPPLHSNGYSSHSYDARMPTNSTYLLGHHYPAQGHGYEYGSYDWSSSYPETTSPGNLDLKRVSSVSNGYPYKHSKSVASMGIINKVKDGSNGTSSVKTKLDGLIYANPPGLSTHTAAVKVGRPEKKSRVFIEASVNGFVENPLMRSAPVSKTTNADFKLHGQSYGSTRRWSTASVLDTRKPLLQKARADIKQRLDSIRLASEAAAAAAAVEEDTTPVDSCKLGDVTAGRKTSGPITVPDSDFHDFDKNRSEECFEPRQIWAIYDEDDGMPRLYCVVREVLSLEPFKIDIAYLSSKTDIEFGSMKWVQYGFTKSCGHFRIQNYDVVEQVNIFSHLLRGRKTGRGGCVRIFPKTGDIWAVYKNWSLNWNKSTPDELRHEYEMVEILDEYTEQYGVCIAPLVKLEGYKTVYHRSAREDGKKWIPRSEMLRFSHQVPSWFLKGATSGFPGNCWDLDPAAIPEELLHVGAEA from the coding sequence ATGGAAGCATACAGAGAGGAAGCTCTTAGAGTGAAACAGGTCGCCGAGAGGAGATTCGCGGAAAAAGATTTCGCATCCGCCAGGAGCTACGCATTGAAAGCTAGGTCCTTGTCTCCTGATTTGGAAGGTTTGGCTCAGATGATTGCCACGTTCGAAGTTTACTTGGCTTCTCAGTGTAGAAGCGGCGGCGGTCAAATCGACTACTACGCTGTGCTTGGACTGAAACCCTCTGCTGGGAAACGAGACGTGAAGAAACAGTACAAGAAGATGGCAGTCTTGCTCCATCCGGACAAGAACAAATGCATCGGAGCTGACGGTGCGTTCCATCTCGTATCCGAAGCGTGGAAGTTCTTGTCCAATGAGTTTAACAAAAGCACTTTTTATTACAAGAGAAAGAAGCATATCGAGTCCTCCACGGTGGTTCAGAAGCACCGCGCAGAGTACACGCCGGGAACTGCAGCGTTTGATCGGTTTCCACCATCTTCATCATCGGAAAGACTCGACACTTTCTGGACTGTGTGCACCTCTTGCAAAGTTCAGTATGAGTACCTGAGGAAGTACGTGAACAAGAGGCTTTCGTGTAAGAACTGTCGCGGAGCGTTTATAGCTGTAGAAACAGGTCCAGCTCCCGTTAGTGCACCTTTTCATTACACGCATCCATCTCATGCGCCTCCTCCTCTTCATAGTAATGGCTATAGCTCGCATAGCTACGATGCACGCATGCCCACGAATTCGACCTATCTCTTAGGCCACCACTATCCTGCGCAAGGACATGGTTATGAATATGGTTCATATGATTGGAGCTCATCGTACCCTGAAACGACCTCCCCAGGGAATCTTGATTTGAAGCGTGTGTCCTCTGTGTCCAACGGGTATCCATACAAGCACAGCAAATCAGTAGCTAGCATGGGGATAATAAATAAAGTTAAAGACGGTTCCAACGGGACGAGCTCGGTTAAAACTAAACTGGACGGTCTGATCTATGCTAACCCGCCCGGCCTTTCTACTCACACGGCTGCAGTTAAGGTCGGCAGACCTGAGAAGAAGAGCAGAGTATTTATTGAAGCGTCTGTTAATGGATTTGTTGAGAACCCTTTGATGAGATCTGCTCCAGTGTCGAAGACAACGAATGCAGATTTCAAACTTCACGGCCAAAGCTACGGTTCAACTAGGCGGTGGTCTACTGCATCAGTACTGGATACACGGAAGCCATTACTTCAAAAGGCAAGAGCAGATATTAAGCAAAGACTGGATTCAATAAGATTGGCTTCAGAGGCGGCAGCAGCAGCAGCGGCTGTTGAAGAAGACACGACACCAGTTGATTCCTGTAAGTTGGGAGATGTTACGGCGGGGCGCAAAACCAGTGGGCCTATAACGGTTCCAGACTCTGACTTCCACGACTTCGATAAAAACAGATCGGAGGAGTGCTTTGAGCCAAGACAGATATGGGCAATCTATGATGAAGATGACGGCATGCCGCGTCTGTACTGTGTGGTCAGGGAAGTGCTCTCTCTTGAGCCCTTTAAGATTGACATAGCCTACTTAAGCTCCAAAACCGACATCGAGTTCGGGTCCATGAAGTGGGTACAATACGGGTTCACAAAGTCCTGCGGACATTTCAGGATACAAAACTATGACGTAGTCGAACAAGTCAACATCTTCTCGCATCTTTTGAGAGGCAGGAAGACAGGGAGAGGCGGCTGCGTCCGAATCTTCCCCAAAACCGGGGACATTTGGGCTGTCTACAAGAACTGGTCGCTAAACTGGAACAAATCAACGCCTGACGAATTGAGGCACGAGTACGAAATGGTCGAGATCCTTGATGAGTATACTGAACAGTATGGTGTGTGCATTGCGCCTCTTGTTAAGCTAGAGGGATATAAGACTGTGTATCACAGGAGCGCGAGGGAGGACGGTAAGAAATGGATACCGAGGAGCGAGATGCTGCGGTTTTCGCATCAAGTGCCGTCTTGGTTTCTCAAAGGTGCGACTAGCGGCTTTCCCGGAAACTGTTGGGACTTGGATCCGGCTGCAATCCCCGAGGAGCTGCTTCACGTCGGAGCAGAAGCCTGA